Below is a genomic region from Salvelinus fontinalis isolate EN_2023a chromosome 2, ASM2944872v1, whole genome shotgun sequence.
GCCTCCACCCAGCCAGCCTCCACCCACCCAGCCTCCACCAACCCAGcctccacccacccagccagcctccacccagccagcctccacccagccAGCCTCCAACCAGCCAGCCTCTTCCACCCAGCCAGCCTCCACCACCCAGCCAGCCTCAAACCGCccagccagcctccacccagccagcctccacccacccagccagcctccACCACCCAGCCAGCCTCCACCCACCCAGCCTACACCCACCCAGCCTCCACCCACCCAGCCTCCTTCACCCACCCAGCCtccacccagcctcctccacccaCCCAGCCTCCGACCAGCCAGCTTCCACCCACCCAGCCTCCACCCACCCAGCCTCCACCCAGCCAGCACCCACCACCCAGCCTCCAACCAGCCTCCACCCAACCAACCAGCCTCCACCCAGCCAGCCTCCACCCACCCAGCCTCCACCAACCCAGCTTCCACCAACccagccagcctccacccagccagcctccacccagccAGCCTCCAACCAGCCAGCCTCTTCCACCCAGCCAGCCTCCACCACCCAGCCCACCTCCACCCGCCCAGCCAGCCTCCACCACccagccagcctccacccagccAGCCTCCACCCACCCAGCCTCCACCCACCCAGCCTCCACCCACCAAGCCTCCTTCACCCACCCAGCCtccacccagcctcctccacccaCCCAGCCTCCGACCAGCCAGCTTCCACCCACCCAGCCTCCACCCACCCAGCCTCCACTCAGCCAGCACCCACCACCCAGCCTCCACCCACTCTCCACCCACCCAACCAGCCTCCACCCAGCCAGCCTCCACCCACCCAGCCTCCACCCACCCAGcctccacccacccagccagcctccacccagccAGCCTCCAACCAGCCAGCCTCTTCCACCCAGCCAGCCTCCACCACCCAGCCAGCCTCCACCCGCCCAGCCAGCCTccaaccacccagccagcctccacccagccagcctccacccagccAGCCTCCACCACCCAGCCAGCCTCCACCCACCCAGCCTACACCCACCCAGCCTCTACCCACCCAGCCTCCTTCACCCACCCAGCCtccacccagcctcctccacccacccagcctccacccagccagcctccttcacccagccagcctccacccagcctcctccacccagcctcctccacccaCCGAGCCTCCTTCACccagccagcctccacccagccagcctccacccacccagcctccacccacccagcctccttcacccagccagcctccacccagccagcctccacccagccagccagcctccatccacccagcctccacccagccagcctccacccagccagcctccacccagccagcctccacccagccAGCCTCCTTCACCCGGCCAGCCtccacccagcctcctccacccagcctcctcctcccagccagcctccacccagcctccaccacccagtcagcctccacccagcctcctccacccaGCCAGCCTCCACCTAGCCTCCACCACCCAGCctccaccacccaacctcctccaCCACCCAGCCTCCaccacccagcctcctccaccacCCAGCCTCCaccacccagcctcctccaccacccagcctcctccacccagccagcctccacccagcctcctccacccagcctcctccacccagccagcctccacccagccagtccccacccagcctcctccaccactcagcctcctccaccacccagcctcctccacccagcctcctccacccagcctcctccacccagccagcctccacccagccagcccccacccagtctcctccaccacccagcctcctccacccagcctcctccacccagcctcctccacccagcctcctccacccaaccagcccccacccagcctcctccacccaGCTTCCTCCACCcaaccagcccccacccagcctcctccacccagcctcctccaccactcagcctcctccaccacccaaccagcctccacccagcctcctccacccagcctcctccacccaaccagcccccacccagcctcctccacccagcctcctccacccaaccagcccccacccagcttcctccacccagcctcctccacccaGCCAGCTCTGCTGTGCTCTGTTGTGTTTGATGTTGGTCTATAGTAGCAGCCCCTTGACTCCACTATGTTAACATTTCCATAAATTCCCGTTGGACAGCATTTACATGGTCTTTAGAGCACCATTATGAGCTGTGTGTCAAGGGAAAGCCAGCATGTTTAGCCACATGCCATCCACAGGTATAGCTTAAAAATGTATAGCCTTTGTAATCAATAGTGAAACCTGCATCCTGACTGATTGATTAGATAGTTAGTGTCTCAGCACCGGGAAGCTTGATGTTGGGGAGCTGTTGAGTTATGGGAGAGAGGACAATACACGGCACGACGTCGGCTCTCACTCCGGTCGGGAATCGATTGAGGTGGTGATTATACATCCGTGTATTCATAAAGGCAAAATTATTAACAGAGAgatgactagcctagttaaataaaggttacattaaaaaaaattaaaaatatattcaGACTAGTGGAGTGTTCTGTTAGTTAAATACTAATAAGACCAGTGGAGTGTTCTGTCAGTTAAAGACTAATCAG
It encodes:
- the LOC129869510 gene encoding uncharacterized protein LOC129869510, whose translation is MGHQNRGSGNRSQHASTHPVSTQPAPTTQPPPTQPPPTQPPPSQLPPSQPPPSQPPPSLHPPPSLHPPSLHPASTHHPASTHPASTHPASTQPASTQPASTQPASTQPAPTTQPPPSLHPPNQPTQPASTQPASTHPASTQPASTQPAPTTQSPTSLHPTNQPPPSQPPPTQPPPTQPPPTQPASTQPASTQPASNQPASSTQPASTTQPASNRPASLHPASLHPPSQPPPPSQPPPTQPTPTQPPPTQPPSPTQPPPSLLHPPSLRPASFHPPSLHPPSLHPASTHHPASNQPPPNQPASTQPASTHPASTNPASTNPASLHPASLHPASLQPASLFHPASLHHPAHLHPPSQPPPPSQPPPSQPPPTQPPPTQPPPTKPPSPTQPPPSLLHPPSLRPASFHPPSLHPPSLHSASTHHPASTHSPPTQPASTQPASTHPASTHPASTHPASLHPASLQPASLFHPASLHHPASLHPPSQPPTTQPASTQPASTQPASTTQPASTHPAYTHPASTHPASFTHPASTHLRDNQ